Below is a genomic region from Triticum dicoccoides isolate Atlit2015 ecotype Zavitan chromosome 5A, WEW_v2.0, whole genome shotgun sequence.
ggccaccgcatcccagaacaggcccggacacgaccccaaattCCTACCCAAAGGGACAAAAacaggacaaaacggacgtccgtttggggtcgcgcggtgaagTTGGCCTAATGGGGtcgtgtcctgggatgcggtggccgtgcgcccagcgtgcGGTCCCATCcctttgccccatcctgtccgtcaGGGCCAAAAATGCCCATATTTTCATCAAAACTAATTTTACAacccaaatatttgtctgaaaattaaaatagttttacaacccaattgaaattgtctttaataaaatagttttacaaccaaatcgaaattgtcttgactgaacataaaatggaccaatacatctattggttgccaatgtgatcccgcatgtgctcaaccaagtcattttgaagattcaaatgagtgtgccaatcacgcatctcacggtgaaattgggcaaactgttcaaatgtggccgggtcttggtgcaggggctcaatattttcaccttgataatcaaatcattggtcgaagatactctcatcacgctcgttctcgacgatcatgttgggcatgatcacacaagcagtcatcacctcccaaagcttcctttcatcccatgacagtgcaggttTCGAACGATGccccaccgggattgaagcacaccaaggGCATCCGttttgcactcgaagtatgggtcatgagcaaccactccctctcagatacgattgaacacatgccttgccattcgaaaacggcgacggaatttatccggcttgaagagcggggtgttggcaaagtaatcggcatagagcagggcgtggcctctctccctgttgcggttcaggttgggagcacggccagggactgaccccctgtaccaaggaagctgccgttgaatgtggtcgtgaacgacgagtgcagccaccacaagatcttcatcatccgacgacgaatcgtccgatgaacaaaggaagtgatggaagaaaaactcgtctccactgtccatacctttgtgggtaaaatgccgaacaccttgcggtcgtggtggtGAAGAGGCCGTGATGATCACCTCGACGCAACAGGGGTGGTTGCCGACCGCTCTGGAGCTCTCGTCGGAAGCTGCCGAGGCCGCCGTGGTACGTCGCCGGCGGTCGTGTCCCCTCTGCGACTGGCAaagacggcgacggccaaacctcTGATCAACGGCCAAAACTACAGCCAAAGCGCGGGcatggtggcggccatgtcgagacgtggtttggtaAGGACGGCCGGGGGCTGCGCGGTGAGGAAACGGCCGCAGAATAGCGGCGGCACCGGCGGCGAGCGCGGGGCGGGAGAGGGAGGGTGGAAGCATTGGGAGCGGAGGGACTGGTAGTGTCTCCGACAGGCGGGCCACGGAGGGACAAGGGCGTGCGTCCAGGCCGTCCGCGCGTGTCCGTTTAACCCCAACCGAGCGCGAATTTGGTCAAAGATGGATCGAAAACGGATGGAATCCAAACGTTTGTCCGTTTAAGACCGCGCGCTGGACCGCGCTATTCGTCCGTTTTACTCAAATAGACGCGCGCGGACAGGATATGgttgcgcggtggagttggccttaatgGCACCGACGGCGGCACGCAGCGTCACCTACGTACGGCCTTGTTCCGGGTAGACGTACGATTATTGCCGTCGTCGCCGTGGGCGTGTCCCGGAGGACATTGGGACGGACTCTCCCCACAAAACCAGGCGAAACGCACGGCGCGTGACCCCGGCCCGGGGTACGTAAAAAAGGTGTCCAGCCCAGCGCACCCAGCACGTACGCAATGATGAGAGTTCTCAGCGAATCCCGCGTAGACGATGGAGCCGTGACTTCGCCAACGACCTTCACTTGCTTCGTCCATCTATACAGCTACCAAGGTACCAACACGGCACTAGTCTGAGCATGCAATAATGTAGTACGCGTGAACTTTGCGATCGGAGCCTGAAAGGGATGTCTGTCGTGCTAATTAAGAGGCTGTTAGGTTTGTGATTAAATTTGTCAAAGATTGTCATATCTAAAGTTAGGCAAGTtcgaccaacttaggtgagtgtttggctcAAGCCATATCTTAAACAAGCCACACTTgagcccacatggcatacacacaaaaagtatgACAAGATtttcttaggcttgccaacttatgGCTCTTATTTtgactagtaagcttgcacgtgcaacgcacgtctcagcTAATACATTTTTTAGAGATACATCAACTCCCGATCAAATACTACCATATGCTTATAGTTCTTGATGCTAGTGTAAAAAatgacaacaacaaaaaacaaccaATGTAACATTCTTCAAAATAACAATTACAATATGGTGGCTTAAGTTGAGTTTGATCAATCTGTACACTCTATTTTTCTTTCTTCTAAAGCAGCATATAGCTCTCAAGAGAGAACCACAAGTATGATGTACCACAGATGCTTCTTATCATCGACCCCTCTCTACGAGTCTTGGATCTCATATTAAGCTCAAGACAACCAGCTCTGCTCTACAATAGTAGTACAGCCACAGTTACTTTGGCTACATGCGCTACAGATGCTAAGGCTGAAGCGGCCATGCAAGCAAAATACATGCTTGCCTCATCTCATCCAATACTTTTGTTGTTATGCAGGCAATAAACTCCCAAAACACAAGTATGAATATGAATCGACACAAATGGCAATCAAGACCCACTATCAGTCTCATTAACCAAAACACAAGTATGAATAAAAATATGTTTTTACATGGAATAAATATGTTTTTTAAGAATAAAATTTGTGCTGCTACTTTTGAAATGATGATGTTTGTAGGATAATTGCAACCAACAAAGGTGTTCGACAGCAGTTTCTTCAATTTGTGAATGCAAGCGTCATACAAATGTCGTATTTAGATTAAGACTCAATTAGAAACAGTAATTTCCTTATTTCATATTCTCACAACTCTTTTTATTTAAGTCATGCGTCTCCTCAATCATTTATATCCAGTACCggatcttcttcaactcaagtattTTCATATACCCCAGACTCAACACTCAACGTAAGGCCAGAATAACCTTCTCCATCTTCTCTTCTACCCTCCTACTCCACATGCGCCACCCCACATTGCTGCAGTTCAAATGGAAGACGGTCGGTAAGTAGTCTTGATTAGATCCACCTGAGGAGCTTGAACCACAACAGATCCACCCGAGCAACTTTGATATATTTGCTTTGCAGCTGTCATGTATCCTGATTTTGGATCTGATCTGTACTGTGGTTAGAAGCATGTATCATCTAACAAAATGTCAATAAATCACAAAGTAAAAAAACTAAATTCTAGAAGAAATATAACTGGGAAACTGATTAAAAGATAAAGACTATTCTAGCTACATTGCATTGTGTACGGCAAGCTTAAGCTATTTGATCTCCCACTAATTGATTGGAGCAAAGAGCCTCTGTCACATACTAAGCCATCTGATCCATGACTGATCAATTGACCATGATTCAAAATTACAAATACTGGAAGCACTATTACCCCTGTAGCTTAGCAGGATGAACATCATAAAGTACTTTTGTACAAAAAATGACACCAAATAGACAATGTCACTAAGGGGAAACATTAGTACTAAGAAGGAAATCAACACAAGATGGGGGAATGGATTTAGACCTCGTTGGGACTAAACAACCTGACGAGGCAACATTGAAGGTCGATCCCTCTTTCGACTTAAACATGCAACCATAGTGCAACCAAATTTTAGTGATGTGGTCGATATAAGATTTCAAACATTTTACTTGAGTTGGTAAAAAGTAAATGAAAGACTAAAAAATGCTGGTCAGGCCCTATGCTCAACTGATAATGGCAGGCTAACACTTCCGCCAACACAAAGGAAGTTCTAGCTCGTACAGGTGAACATGCACTACAAGCCTACAAAATATACTTCCATCTCAGGTTTTAAAAGTTTTCGTCGAACCTTTTGCTCCCATATCCTATGCTACTTTTTAGGCCTTAAGGGACTATACTAATTGGCATTTACTACTTCCTCtgatccataataagtgtcgcagttttgaactaaggtcGAACACCTTAGTTCAAAGCTGCGACACTTAtatttggatcggagggagcacAAACTAAGGGTAAAAGGAAATCTACAAAATTGTAACCAGCTAGTGTTGTACTGCAACCTTTAGTATAGATACCTGAACACAAATGGAAAAAATGGAAATTAGtagacatatatcacatcatcataaaATTTACTTGGAAgtgaccaatatttcttaaacatCTCAACTAAATCAAAACTTGAGAAGCAAAAGTTCATCTCCTTGATGCCTTCATCATAGAGGAGGTCACACATCTGCACTTTGCAAACCAACCAAAAAAATTCGGATCCAGTAGAGGGAAGCCAACTAATGAGATGAGGGTGATGGTTAGTTGTGGGGTCGACAATCCGGTGAGGGTTCGGTGACTGCCAGCGGCAAGGCCAGGAAGCAGCGCCGTGGTGATCGTGGAGCCCGCAGGTCTGAGCCGCCATGCATGTCCATCGGACCCATGCACAGCTGCAGGATTTGGAGAGCGAGTGGCCGACTGGCCGCGACATCGCTAGCAAAGAGCACTTCATGGTCAAGATTAAAGCAACCTCACCCTCCCAAATCATTTTCCACTAATTTTACAAGGACACAGATGATTCAGATATTTATATGTATAGTTTTTCTAGAACTATTTGACATTTGGAAAATTATTATTCATGCGGGTGCATGTATGAATTTCTCCTATGCAGCTTGCTAGTTTTCTTCACCACCCAATTCCATTACCACTGAATCCGATCAGAAAAATAACAAGCTCACTAAATTGAATGCAGTGTGCATCAACATAATAACTCGTTAATATATAGCTCCGTGATCTCCAAAAATGAATGTAGACATTCAGTTTTAAAGGCTGCATTTCTTTTAGTTCTTTCAAGAGACTGGCAGAAACATTGCCTTTGAATTACAAAAATAGAGTATGTTTAACAGTCATTTACATGCTTATTTCGTTGTAGTGGCAACCCAATGGGAGAACCTTTTCCGTACTTGCACATTGGACTCTCGCTTTTTAACAAAAGGACATTCACTGAATGAAAAGGAAATAATTGACGAAACAAATGTTGTGGTTAATTACCTGAAGCATACTACACATACTTAAATGTAAATGTGTTTGTCAACAGATTGTGCCACACATTTAGTCAAATCTAGATTGCAATGCACCCCTTGATTTTTTCCTCCATAATAACTTGATCTGCATGAAAGCATCCAAATTGAGAACAAACAAAGGATACGTAAAAAGACATTTAAATATCTGGAACAAGTCAAAAATAATACTTGAAAAATAAGAACAGAACAAAAATGAAAAAGGAACACATAAGAAATGAAATGTGAGTTATATAGTATTTTATTACCAACATGGCATCACTCAAAGATAATACTTGTCAAAGAACAGCTTGATCAGGCACAAAGACCTAGACATGTGCAAGAGAAGGGAATCAACACATAAAATTTAACCTGAATCTACCTCAACCATGAGCAAGTACGAGCACTGCTCCTTGCCTTGAGTAAGTGCTTGCTCTGGTTTAGTTTGCCCCAGCACAACAGAGATCTTCCCTGGATGACATAGATTTAATATATGTTCTCCTCCTAGTACTAAAAATAGGACTACATGGCTTCCTAGCGATTTAAAGCTAACAGAGATCAGAGAGCAAACTAATTTCACCAATTTATCACTGTAATCTCTATTGAATACAACACTTTGCCACATCTTGTATTATCTACATGGCATTGCTAAAGTGATTCTAAtctgaaaaaagaataaaaaaaatccaACTTTGCCATGTTGAACAGCATCCGTAGTATTGCATGATGTAGTGACCCAAAATTAGTAGCACTATAATTGGATGGTTCAAACTCATGTGTCGGATGTCCTAAAAGTTCAGACTTGTATTAAAAAAATAAGGAAATTCCACAATATATCTTAAAAATGTAACTATGGATGGATTGAACAACCAAATTGCTACCTGATAGAGCAAAATTCCATATGCTTTCTGTTTTTTAAACCTAGTTCGAGGTGGATTCCATATTCTAACTGCACTTTACGGGAATGGATCTACAATCATATTAAGAGGTTCCTTTCATCTTGAGCTGGTGCTTCAGCTGTTGGAACACTTAAGCTCAGATCTTCGGTATGATTTTCTTCAACTGTAGGATCGAACAAAACCTACATGATAGATTGCTTACATTGATTAATAATCAATCAAGCAATTTTGAAAACTTCAGTTATCTTGCTGGAGCATGTAATCTATGAGCCTGTTGTAGTGGTCCACTCCTTCCTGGTTCACCTTCCCAGTCCCATCTACAGTTTTATCATACACAGCTCTACATCAGAAACTACTTTTGATCCAGGAAAAATAATATTGGATCGAAAATTAGCAAGCTGTTGTGGTTGGAGGAGGGATCAGGGCACATATATACCTGGGAAAATCCTCCACCAGGAGATCGAGAACCGGTACGCGTCGAAGCCCATTTCCTTCATTATGCTCACATCCTCCTACACACACCTCAGAGTAAAAGACCTCTGTCAAACATCAGGATACCACCAAGAAACACCAGAAAAACATAGCAGTCAGGACGATTGTTCATACAGTATAATACACACCTTGTACCTATGGTACTCATCGACCGTCACGTCGGCGGTGCCATTGCCGGCGATCGTCCCCGGTATGGCTGCAAAGGCGTCCCAGATGCTGGGCCTGCGCCCGCCCTGCCTCGCCATGCCCTCCACCTGGTACGCCGACGCGGCCGTCCCGAACACGAACCCAGCCGGGAAGCCCCGCCGGCTCAGCCCGCCCGTGTTGTGGATCTCCGGGTTGGGCCCGTCGCATTGCGGCTCCGGGGCGGCGGGAGGACGTGGGGGTGTGCGTTGGCGGCTAGGGAACCTGCGGGCCGCGTCGAAGGGCGGGGGCGGCGGCTCGGCGACCTGCGGACCACGGCGAAGGGCGGCTCCGGGGCGGCGGCTCGGCGACCTGCGAGCCGCGGCGAAGGGGATCCTGCGGCGCAGGGCTGCTCCGGCGGCGGCTTGGGCGCGATGGACGGGCTCGACGGCGGCTCCCGCGACGAAGGGGATCCCGCGGCAAAGGGCGTGGCGGGCGGCTCCGGAGGAATGGAGGAGCGGCGGGAGGCTCGGGAGGAGCGGCGAGGAACGGGAGAGGGCGaacggcgggggaggaggagcaggggcgaGAGGTCGAGGTCGTGCGGGTGGGGCGAGAGGACGTCGGGGCGTGCGTTGTTTGCTTTTTTTCTGAACGGCGGGGCAGTTTTATCGAGGGATGGCTTGAAGCGTTAAACTCGATGCGTGGTTTGTGGCTTAATGCGTGGCTTGTTGTGTTAAACACGGGATGATTATGGGCCATCAGATATTATAGATGGACGGATAAaattgtttggatctgcccctttttttcttttatagtggtagtagatgaaCTAACCTTTGAACAAGTTTGGTAAAAAATATGTGATAAAATATGATAATGCTAGTCCTAGAACCAAACAGTCCCTAAACCACAAACCAACGGGGTCAAACGGTCGATATCTCACACGCTTCGGTCTTTTTTTTTTTGCACCAGTGCTATCCTCTCACCAACTGCCGCCTCTGGCCCTTTATTCCGACCACGTCGTCCTCCAAGTCTTGATTTGTTTACAGTGTCTGCCTGAAATTCTATGGCTGACTGACTCCGAAGGTTGTGctgagatgaaccaacacctgtGCCGGCCGGTCATGTGGGAAGTGGAATAAAATCTACTACTTGAGCACCATGATGAAGAGACAATCGTCACAACAAGCGGAAAATCTTAGCCTAAGCACTTAGCGCACAAACTACTTACTGCTAAGGGAAAAACTATAAGCCGGGGTGGCCATGGCTTCACCCCTCGTCCCAATCACTAACGTACTACATCAAATGATTAAATCCCAAAGCCGCCTCGAGGTGCATGCACAGGAGAGCTCGCGAGCCCAAACTATAGCAACAAAAACGTGTCCATCCTGGCAATTTTTTTAAGCTATGCATCACTCGCTATCATGCGACGATGTTTTTGGAAGCTAACCCGCTGTAAGCTTGCCTCACAAACCGGGTTGTTTAACCCCGGATTGGCTGTCAGTGAACATGAGGGCATTTTATTTTCATTCATGTCTACTTAAAAAAAATGTACCCCCACGTGCTCCATTGAGGAAACGATTTGATGGCTCGAGCTAGGAGTCTACTATGCCAGGAGTACTAGTAGAAATTAGGAAAAGGATGGGAAGACCGACGGCACGGCTGATGAATTGGTGGTTTTGCTTTCCCTCCCTTTGGAGACATTGTACGGATGAGTTGTTAATTGCGGCAGTGGTGGCATGACACGACATggtggagtggagtggagtggagttGCCCGTGCGTTGTGCGTGCCAGGTAACCATCACCATATAAAAATTGCGAAAACTATGTTTGTAGTATATGGAAAGAAACGTAAAAGGTGCACATGCAAAACACTGCTCTGAAAAACAGATGAGGACACAGTCTTGCATCACCAGACTAGGTCGCGGGAGACCTGAGAAAATACTGATGTAGCGTTGACAGTCTGATGTTGCACCAAAAATCCAACCCTTTGCACTTTTGGGCcctgttagaggttagagttagattctaacccctgaactaactctacttaaagaggtgtttggatgacagagtTAGATGAAGCGCGGATACGGCGAGACGCCTTCACGAACGGTGCCAAAaaaagggagggagaggacgagaagcttcgagaaaATGGTGAGGGATCTACTCCGGCGAGAGCAAGAGAAAAAATGTTtttttttatttcaaaaaaaaactaactcAAATAAGCATCTATAGAATGGGTTAGATTTTTTGAATGGGTTAGATGCACTAACCCTCGTGTTTGGATATTTTTGAGTTAGTTAAGTCCAATCTAATCCAAACTAACTTTAATCTATGAATCCAAATAGGGCCTTCGTTGGTTTCTCAAAACCGGAAGTACCGA
It encodes:
- the LOC119304003 gene encoding beta-glucosidase 26-like, with product MARQGGRRPSIWDAFAAIPGTIAGNGTADVTVDEYHRYKEDVSIMKEMGFDAYRFSISWWRIFPDGTGKVNQEGVDHYNRLIDYMLQQDN